A stretch of DNA from Methylobacterium sp. CB376:
GGATCGGCTTGGAATAGATCGGCGGATCGTGCGGGACGTGGTCCTCGTCGGCGAGCAGCAACTGCAGGGTGTGGCGGCCGAGCGGCAGCGTCACGCGCGCCTCGGTCTGGCCCGCGCCGAAATGCAGGTGGTTGAAATCGTTGGGAATCGGCCGGTCGAAGGGCGGCAGCGGCGTGTCGATGAGCAGGTGGTGGTGGCCCGTATTGGCCTTGACGATCCCGGCCGGCGCCACGCCCATGTTGATGAGACCGAACCGGACCAGGACGGTGCGCGGCACCGTGGCGCCGTTCACCGGGCTCGCGATGTAGACCTTGGCGCCCTTGGCCGAGGCCCGGCGCTGCCCCGGCGGTCTCGGCCCGGCCGCGACGCCGCCGGCGCCGCCCTCCCGCACCACCACCCGGATCTTCTCCGACATGATCGGGGGCGAATGCGCGATGTGCTTGTGGTCGCCGAGCAGGAGCTGCAGCGTGTGCTCGCCCGGAGGCAGGTTCAGCTCGGCCTCGGTCTGACCCGCGCCGAAATGCAGGTGGTTGAAGTCGTTGGGGATCGGCTCGGAGAGGTTCGGCAGGTCGGTATCGACCAGCAGGTGGTGGTGGCCGGCATTCTCCCGCGGCACGCCCGCCGGCGCCACGCCCATGCCGTGCAGGCCGAAATGGATCGTGGTCCGGGTCGGCAGCACGCTCCCGTCCTTGACGTCGACGAAGTAGACGCTCGCGCCGGCCGGCGCCGGGGAGGGTCCGCCCCGCGGCGCCTCCTGGGCGATGCCGGGGTGCGGCAGGAACAACAGCAGTGCCGGCAATAGCCTGGTGAGTCGCATCGCCCTCTCCTCCGGGTCAGCCACGACGCCGAAATGTCACCCAATAATCGGTCCCACGCAAAGCACAGTGCCTCTTTTTACTGCTCCTCGTTCAGTCGAGATGTGCTTTGATAAGCGGCAAAATGCCGCAATCACAGTTTTTCCCTACCACGCCGGAGCGATTCGTTGTTGGCTGTGCTGCGGGTCGCGCGATGACCTGGGTGTGCGAGTCGAGCATGGGACGGACCGGACCGGCCGGTGCGGCGCTTGCGGCGGCGAGGAGCCTCGTCCTCCTCCTGTGCCTCGTCCTCGGGCCGGGACCGGCGGCGGCGCAGGGCCGCGCGGTGGTCCTCGAAGCGAGCCCGCGCATCGCTCTCGTCATCAGCAACTCGGCCTATTCGGGCGGGGGCGATCCCCTCGGGACCAACCGCTCCGCCCGCCTCGTCGCGGAGGAGCTGGACCGGCTCGGCTTCGTGGTGGAGGCCGGGGAGAATCTCACCAAGGCGCAGATGCAGCAGCGCGTCGCCGAGGTCGCGGCCCGGATCGGGCGCAGCTCCGTGGTGGTGTTCTTCTACAACGGCTACGCGATCCGCTCGGGCCAGCAGAATTTCCTGATCCCGGTCGGGGCCAGCGTGCGCTCCGAGGTTCAGGTGCGCCAGGAGGGGCTCGACCTCGACTCGATCCTCGCCGAGTTCACCCGCCGCGGGGCGGCGACCCGGATCGTCATCGTGGACGCGGCCCGGCGCAACCCGTTCGAGGAGACGTTCCGGCGCCCGCCCGAGGGCTTGGCGGCCCTCGACATGCGCGACGGCACGCTGGCGATCTTCAGCGCCGCCCTCGACAAGCCGCCGGAGGAGGCCGACGACGGCGGCCTGTTCGTGCGCGAGCTCCTGCGCCAGATCGCGGCCCCGGGCGTGAGCGCCGAGCAGGGCTTCGCGCGCACCCGGATGGCGGTGGCGCGGGCGACCGGGGCGCGGCGCGTGCCCTGGGTCTCCTCCTCCCTCCTCGACGACGTCTTCTTCGCGACGCCGGGCGCGGCGCCTCGCCCGCCGCCCGCCGGCCCGCCGCCGGTGGCCGAGGCGCCCTCCCCGCCCCCGGCCTCCGAGCGCGCGGCGGGCGAGGGGCCGAGGCCGGGCGAGACCTTCCGCGACTGCCCGACCTGCCCGGAACTCGTCGTGGTGCCGGCGGGCGACTTCGTGATGGGCGGGGACGCGGAGTACGAGAAGCCCGCCCACCGGGTGACGATCCGGCGCCCCTTCGCGATCGGCCGGCACGAGGTGACCTTCGCGCAGTGGGATGCCTGCGTGGCCGCGGGCGGCTGCAAGGGCGACATCGACGACCACGGCTTCGGGCGCGGCGACCGACCGGTCATCGACGTGAGCTACGACGACGTGCAGGGCTACCTGCGCTGGCTGTCCGCGCAGACGCGCCGGACCTACCGCCTGCCGAGCGAGGCGGAGTGGGAATACGCGGCCCGCGCGGGCGCGACCTCGCCGTTCTGGTGGGGGCCGGCGGCGGGCAGCGGGCGGGCGAATTGCGAGGATTGCAGCCAGGCTCCGTCCCACCGCACCGTCGCGGTGGGCTCGTACCGCCCCAACGCCTTCGGGCTGTTCGACACCGCCGGCAACGCCGCCGAGTGGGTCGAGGATTGCTGGAACATGAGCTACCGGGGGGCGCCGACCGACGGCGCGGCGTGGCGCACGGGCCAGTGCGACCTGCGCGTCCTGCGCGGCGGCTCCTTCACGGCCCGCTCGGCGCTCCTGCGCTCGGGCTCGCGCTTCCGCTACGACCACGACATCCGCTACTACGCCAACGGGTTCCGGGTGGTGCGGGAGCTCCCCTGATCCGCACCGGGCCGGGGCCGGCCTGCGCCACATCGCCCCTTGCGGCGGGCCGGGCGGCGGGGGATGGGCAGGCTTTCGTCCCCGAGGAGCCCCCGATGTCCCCCGAATCCGCCGCCCCGTCGCCCGAGGAGGCCGTCGCCGCGATCAGCCGCTGGCTCTCGGTCGAGAGCCCGACCCACCACGCGGCCGGGGTCAACCGGATGATGGACCTCGTCGCCGACGAGGCCGAGGCGACCGGCATCCCGTGGGAGCGGATCGGCGGCACGCAGGGCCTCGGCGACAGCCTGATCCTGCGGGCCGGGCCGCGGACCGGGGAGCCCGCCCTCCTGGTCCTGTCGCACCTCGACACGGTCCATCCGGTCGGCACCCTGGCGGAGCTGCCGGTGCGGGTCGAGGGCGACCGGCTCTACGGGCCGGGCGTGTACGACATGAAGGGCGGGGCGTGGCTCTGCCTGCAGGGCTTCATCGCCGCGGCGAAGGGCGGGCAGGCCCGGCGGCCCCTCGTCTTCCTGTTCACGAGCGACGAGGAGATCGGCTCGCCGACGACCCGCGGGCTGATCGAGGATCTGGGGCGGCGGGCCGAGGCGGTGCTGGTGACCGAGCCCGGCCGGGACGGCGGCCGGGTGGTCACGGGCCGCAAGGGCGTCGGGCGCTTCGACATCCACGTGGAGGGGCGCCCCGCCCATGCCGGTAGCCGCCACGCGGAGGGGCGCAACGCGATCCGCGAGGCCGCCCGGCTGATCCTGGAGATCGAGGCCCTGACCGACTACGCGCGCGGCATCACCACCACGGTCGGGCTGGTCCAGGGCGGCACCGCCGAGAACGTGGTGCCGCAGCATTGCCGCTTCACCGCGGACCTGCGGGTGGTGACGGAGGAGGACGGGCGGGCCTGCGTGGCGCGCCTCCGCGGCCTGCAGGCCGCGCCCGACTTCACCGTGACGGTGACCGGCGGCATGAACCGCCCGCCCTATCCGCGCTCGGACCTGACCGGCCGGCTCTTCGCGCAGGCGCGCGCCATCGCCGAGCAGGAGCTCGGCCTCGCCCTCGGCGAGGTGCCGCTGACGGGCGGCGGCTCGGACGGGAACTTCACGGCGGCGCTCGGCGTGCCGACCCTCGACGGCCTCGGCATCGACGGGGACGGCGCCCACACGCTGTGGGAGTACGGCCTGATCTCCTCCATCGCGCCGCGGCGGCGGCTGATGCAGCGGATGCTGGAGACGCTGTGATCCGAAATCCGACGGATTGCGTCGCAATGCGGATTTCGGCTTCGCTCAAGCGCCGCGCCGGCTCGTGATCCGACGGATTGCGTCGCAATGCGGATTTGGCGCAGCCCGCGCCCCGTCCGGGCCCCCTCGGGGTCCGGGAACGAAGGGCCGGGCCGTCACGCCGCCCGCGTCGCCGGCCGGTCCTCCACGAGGGCGACCACCTCGTCCCAGCGCGACAGGAAGGCCCGCACGCAGGCCGGGTCGAAATGCCGGCCCGCCTCCTCCTCCAGGAAGGACCGGGCCCGGTCGAGCGGCCAGCCCGGCTTGTAGACCCGGTCCGAGATCAGCGCGTCGAACACGTCCGCCACCGCGGTGATGCGGCCCGGCAGCGGGATCGCCTCGCCTTTCAGGCCGCGCGGGTAGCCGGTCCCGTCCCAGCGCTCGTGGTGGGTCAGCGCGATCTCGGCGGCGAGGCGCAGGAGCCGGGACGGGCTGTCGCTCAGCATCCGGTAGCCGCGCAGGGCGTGCTCCATCATCTCGACCCGCTCGGCCTCGCTCAGGGGCCCGGGCTTGCGCAGGATCGCGTCCGCCACCCCGATCTTGCCGATGTCGTGCATGGTCGAGGCCAGCGCGATGTCGTTCGCCTCCTCCTCCGGGAGGCCGAGCCCGTCCGCGATGGCGATGACGCAGCCGGCCACCCGGGTGAGGTGGCCGCCCGCCTGATCGTCCCGGTACTCCGCCGCCAGCATCAGGCGGTGGATGATCTCCCGCTCCCGCTGGGCGCTCTGCGCGTGCACCCGCCGCATCTCGCGGGCGAGGTCCTCCGCCTCCGCGGCGCCCGCCTGGGCCCGGGACAGGGCGACGAGGTTGCGGGCGCGGATCTGCAGGTCGAACCCGTCGAGGGGCGGCAGCACCACGTCGGTGGCGCCCGCTTCGAGGGCGCGCCGCCGCGCCGCGCCCGGCTCGCCGCTGCCCAGCACCATCAGGGAGGTGCGCACGAGGTGCGGCAGGCGGCGCAGGTCGCGCACGAGGCCGATCGCGTCGAGGCGGGGCCCGTCCTCGATCAGCACGAGGTCGGTGCCCTGATCCGCCAGGGCGCTGCGGGCGGCCTCGGCCTCGCCGAGGACCAGGGTGGCGTAGGCGGGGGCGAAGAGGCGCGAGAGCTGCGCCGGATCCGGCCGTGCCGTGACGATGACGACGGAGGGGTCCGCGGCGGAAGTCATGGCGTGTCTGGGATCCCGTGCCGGGCCGTCGGGTGCGGCGGCATCAGCGAAATGTCGCCGAGTTTGCTGAAGCGATCTTTAAAGCATGTTTTGGCGGTCAGATGGCGAAATCGCTGCCGCTGGGCAGGTCCGGGAAGATCCTGGCCGCCTCGGCCCGTCGGCAGAGCTCCTCCACCGTCACCGCGTCGAGGGTCGCGAGGAAGGCCTGCCCGGCCGCCGCGAGGAGCGGGTCGATCAGCCCCGCCGCCGGCGCCGGCCTGCCCGCCTCGCCGTCGCCGAGGGCCAGCACCGCCCTGGCGATGTCGCCGACGCGGATGCGGCGGCGCTCGCGGGCGAGTTCGTAGCCGCCATGCGGGCCGCGCAGGCCCTTGAGCAGCCCGTGCCGGACCAGGGCCTGCAGCACCGTCTCGAGGTGGCGCGGGGGCAGGCCGTGGCGGGCCGCGAGGGCCCGGGCGCTGACCGCCTGCGGCCGGGCGTGGAGCGCGATGTCGATCACCGCCGCCACCGCGAGCGCGAGGCGCGGGGGCGCCAGCGCCGGCGGGGCCGCGCCGGCGGGCTCCTGCGGGCTGGTCGAGGCCTCCCCCATCGCGCCCTCAGTGCCGCCCCGTCGAGCCGAACCCGCTCTCCCCCCGCGCCGCCGCCTCGCCCGAGAAGGTCTCGACGAGGCGCAGGGCCGGCCGGGTCACCCGGGTGAAGACGAGCTGCGCCACGCGCTCCCCCGGCGCGATGGTGAGCGGCCGGGACGCGCCCGGCGGGTTGCGGTTCCAGAGCGAGAGCATCAGGGGCCCCTCGTAATCGGCGTCGATCACCCCGACCGTGTTGCCGAGGACGAGCCCCTCCCGGTGGCCGAGCCCCGAGCGGGGACAGACCAGGCCGCACCAGCCGGGATCGCGGATCGCCACCGCGAATCCGGCCGGCACCAGGACCGGGGCGGCCTGCGGGGCGAGCGTCAGGGGCGCGTCCAGGCAGGCGTGCAGGTCGAGCCCCGCCGCCTGCGCCGAGCCCCAGCGCGGGAACCCCCACCCGGAGAGCCGCGGATCGAGGAGGCGGATCTCGACCGCGAGGTCGTCGGGCCCGGTCATGCGCCGCCCCGCCACCGCATTCCGCCCCGGTGCCGCGGTCGGGCGCATCGGCCGGAGGGCAGGTCGGGCATGGGCGAGCCTCGCGCTGGCATCGCCCGGCGGCGCGCCGGATCCGGCGCGGACGATGCGGTCAGGTATCCGGTGATGGGCGCGGCCCGGCCGGGCCGCCCCGCGGCGCCCTTATGCCCCGGCCGCGCGCCCGCGGCTACACCCCCGGGAGGGGGAGCCGGCCTCAGCCGAGCCGCGCGGCGAGGGTGCGGGCGAAGGACTCGATATGCGCCGTCATGGCCGCCGCGGCGTCCGACGGGGAGCGCCGGGCGAGGGCGTCGCGGATCGCCGCGTGCTCCACCGCCACCTCCGCGAGGTGCTGGCCGGTGCCGAGGGACAGGGCCCAGAAGCGCACCGATCGGCCGTGCAGCCCGTCCAGCACCTCGGCCAGGACGCGGTTGCCGCTCGCCGCGGCGATCGCCGCGTGGAAGCGCCGGTCGGCCTCGATGATCGGGTCGAGGTCGGGCGAGGGCGCGGCCGGGGCCTCGGCCAGCACCGCGTCGAGCCGGGCCAGATCCGCCGCGCCGATCCGCTCGGCCGCCCGCGCCGCGCAGGCCGGCTCGGTCAGCCGGCGCACCTCGACGAGCTGCGCGAACTCGTCCATCGAGAGCGGCTGCACCAGGACGCCCTTGCGGGGCAGGATCCGCACCAGCCCCTCGTGCATCAACCGGTGCAGCGCCTTGTTCACCGGCGTGCGTCCGATGCCGAATTCCGCGCAGAGGGCCGCCTCGTTGAGCGCCTCGCCGGGCTTCAGCCGGAGGGCCAGGATGTCGCCCTTCAGGCGCCGGTAGGCCCGCTCGTTCTCCGAGATAATGGGGGGATCGCCCGCTCTCATCCGCTCACCGCTCCCGCAGCGCGGCCGCGCCATAGCACGGTTTGTGAAATTTCACAGGCATGCTAATTGCGAGGCCAAGCGCCGATCGGCCCCGTCCGGGCGGGGGGAGAAGAGCGCGGGAGAAGTGCGATGATGCGGGGAGACGAGGTGAGCGCGGCCGAGCTGGAGGAGGGTTACCGCGGGGCGACCCTGCGGCTGATCCCCTTCCTGGTGATCCTGTTCATCCTGGCCTGGATCGACCGGGTGAATGTGGGCTTCGCCAAGCTGCAGATGCTGACCGACCTGCGGTTCAGCGAGGCGGTCTACGGCTTCGGGGCGGGGATCTTCTTCGTCGGCTACTTCCTGTTCGAGGTGCCGAGCAACCTGCTCCTGGAGCGCATCGGCGCGCGCCGGACGCTGGCGCGGATCACCATCC
This window harbors:
- a CDS encoding M20 family metallopeptidase yields the protein MSPESAAPSPEEAVAAISRWLSVESPTHHAAGVNRMMDLVADEAEATGIPWERIGGTQGLGDSLILRAGPRTGEPALLVLSHLDTVHPVGTLAELPVRVEGDRLYGPGVYDMKGGAWLCLQGFIAAAKGGQARRPLVFLFTSDEEIGSPTTRGLIEDLGRRAEAVLVTEPGRDGGRVVTGRKGVGRFDIHVEGRPAHAGSRHAEGRNAIREAARLILEIEALTDYARGITTTVGLVQGGTAENVVPQHCRFTADLRVVTEEDGRACVARLRGLQAAPDFTVTVTGGMNRPPYPRSDLTGRLFAQARAIAEQELGLALGEVPLTGGGSDGNFTAALGVPTLDGLGIDGDGAHTLWEYGLISSIAPRRRLMQRMLETL
- a CDS encoding HD-GYP domain-containing protein, coding for MTSAADPSVVIVTARPDPAQLSRLFAPAYATLVLGEAEAARSALADQGTDLVLIEDGPRLDAIGLVRDLRRLPHLVRTSLMVLGSGEPGAARRRALEAGATDVVLPPLDGFDLQIRARNLVALSRAQAGAAEAEDLAREMRRVHAQSAQREREIIHRLMLAAEYRDDQAGGHLTRVAGCVIAIADGLGLPEEEANDIALASTMHDIGKIGVADAILRKPGPLSEAERVEMMEHALRGYRMLSDSPSRLLRLAAEIALTHHERWDGTGYPRGLKGEAIPLPGRITAVADVFDALISDRVYKPGWPLDRARSFLEEEAGRHFDPACVRAFLSRWDEVVALVEDRPATRAA
- a CDS encoding DUF4399 domain-containing protein, with product MRLTRLLPALLLFLPHPGIAQEAPRGGPSPAPAGASVYFVDVKDGSVLPTRTTIHFGLHGMGVAPAGVPRENAGHHHLLVDTDLPNLSEPIPNDFNHLHFGAGQTEAELNLPPGEHTLQLLLGDHKHIAHSPPIMSEKIRVVVREGGAGGVAAGPRPPGQRRASAKGAKVYIASPVNGATVPRTVLVRFGLINMGVAPAGIVKANTGHHHLLIDTPLPPFDRPIPNDFNHLHFGAGQTEARVTLPLGRHTLQLLLADEDHVPHDPPIYSKPIRVLVTASGRPPRARAPRRGRYG
- a CDS encoding RrF2 family transcriptional regulator is translated as MGEASTSPQEPAGAAPPALAPPRLALAVAAVIDIALHARPQAVSARALAARHGLPPRHLETVLQALVRHGLLKGLRGPHGGYELARERRRIRVGDIARAVLALGDGEAGRPAPAAGLIDPLLAAAGQAFLATLDAVTVEELCRRAEAARIFPDLPSGSDFAI
- a CDS encoding GntR family transcriptional regulator → MRAGDPPIISENERAYRRLKGDILALRLKPGEALNEAALCAEFGIGRTPVNKALHRLMHEGLVRILPRKGVLVQPLSMDEFAQLVEVRRLTEPACAARAAERIGAADLARLDAVLAEAPAAPSPDLDPIIEADRRFHAAIAAASGNRVLAEVLDGLHGRSVRFWALSLGTGQHLAEVAVEHAAIRDALARRSPSDAAAAMTAHIESFARTLAARLG
- the dut gene encoding dUTP diphosphatase — encoded protein: MTGPDDLAVEIRLLDPRLSGWGFPRWGSAQAAGLDLHACLDAPLTLAPQAAPVLVPAGFAVAIRDPGWCGLVCPRSGLGHREGLVLGNTVGVIDADYEGPLMLSLWNRNPPGASRPLTIAPGERVAQLVFTRVTRPALRLVETFSGEAAARGESGFGSTGRH
- a CDS encoding SUMF1/EgtB/PvdO family nonheme iron enzyme, with protein sequence MGRTGPAGAALAAARSLVLLLCLVLGPGPAAAQGRAVVLEASPRIALVISNSAYSGGGDPLGTNRSARLVAEELDRLGFVVEAGENLTKAQMQQRVAEVAARIGRSSVVVFFYNGYAIRSGQQNFLIPVGASVRSEVQVRQEGLDLDSILAEFTRRGAATRIVIVDAARRNPFEETFRRPPEGLAALDMRDGTLAIFSAALDKPPEEADDGGLFVRELLRQIAAPGVSAEQGFARTRMAVARATGARRVPWVSSSLLDDVFFATPGAAPRPPPAGPPPVAEAPSPPPASERAAGEGPRPGETFRDCPTCPELVVVPAGDFVMGGDAEYEKPAHRVTIRRPFAIGRHEVTFAQWDACVAAGGCKGDIDDHGFGRGDRPVIDVSYDDVQGYLRWLSAQTRRTYRLPSEAEWEYAARAGATSPFWWGPAAGSGRANCEDCSQAPSHRTVAVGSYRPNAFGLFDTAGNAAEWVEDCWNMSYRGAPTDGAAWRTGQCDLRVLRGGSFTARSALLRSGSRFRYDHDIRYYANGFRVVRELP